The sequence GGTGCCGCCGAGTGCATGGCCGACGCGGACGAATTCACTGTAGTAGCGGTCGATCTTCTTGCCGCGCAACGGCTGCGGGTGATACATCTCGTGCGCGGTGGCCAGTCCCCAGGCCACCGTCGCGTAGTTCCAGCGCAGCCAGTTCGGATCGTCGGCGTCGTAGCGGGCCCCGTCGGGCCTGGTGCCCTTGATCGTGTGGTGCATCGCTCGCACCGACTTGGCGAGTCGCTCGGCGGTCTCGGTCGAACCGTAGGCGGTGCCGATGAAGAAGGCGATCGAATGACCGAGTCGCACCGCGGCGCCCGCCGGGTCGATCTGCGGTGTCGCCGTCGCTTCGCCGGTCACCGGATCGCGCTTCACCAACCGCGAATGGTGCATGCCCATCCAATAGATCGACGGATCGAGGCGCTCCAAGTATGCCGCGCACTGCAGACCGAAGATCAGCGCATGCATATGGGAGTGCACGTGCCACACAGCGCTGCCGGGGCCGAACCAGCCGGGGTCGCCGACGGGAGCGGCGAACTCCATGCCGTGGAAGTAGTGGCGTCGGATGTCCTCGTCGAACTTCTTGTTCAGCAGTTGTCCGGCGATTTGATGCGGCAGGTGCATACGCGTCTCCCAGTTCTGGTCACGGCTGTAACCAGAATACATTTCGGCTACGGTTGTGACCAGACTTGGGTTCGCCGACGTAGTCTTGCCTGATGTCGAGCCCGACGCGCTGGGCCGGTGTGCCGCTGACCGACCGCCGCACCGAGCGCCGGACGCTGCTCGTCGATGCCGGTTTCCGGCTCTTCGGTGACGAGGGCGAATCCGCTGTCTCGGTGCGCTCGGTCTGCCGGGAGTGTGGACTGAACACCCGCTACTTCTACGAGAGCTTCGCCGACGTCGACGACCTTCTCGGTGCGGTGTACGACCGGGTCAGCGCCCAGCTGGTCGAGGTCGTCGGCGCCGCCATCGACCAGGCGGAGGACTCCGTGCGGGGACGCACGCGGGCGGGTATCGCCGCGGTGCTCGGCTTCAGCTCGACCGATCCGCGGCGCGGCCGGGTGCTCTTCACCGAGGCGCGGGCCAATCCCGTGCTGGTTAAACGTCGCGCGGCGGCCCAGGATCTGCTGCGGGAAGGTGTGCTCACCGAGGGCGGCAGGCTCACGCCGGAATCCGACCCCGTCGCCGCGGCGGTCGGGGCGGCGATCTTCACCGGCGCGATGGCCGAGCTGGCCCAGCAGTGGCTGGCGGGCAACCTCGGCGACGATCTCGACGCGGTCGTCGACCACGCGATAGCGCTCATCCTCTGACCTGGTCGCGCGAGACTGCATCCACGCAGGGCTTCACTCGCACTTTCTCTGCTGGAATGCCGTTTCGGCGGCAACCCGACGATCTAGGAGACTGCTGAATTAGTGGCGTTGGGGCGGGGCGCCTCGAGCCGTCGTGCGGCGGTGTGAAGTCAGACCCGTGGGTCGACAGAAGAGGTCGCCCCGCCGAAATCGAGCGTGACACTGGATCTCGCGGTCGGCAAGGCCGGAATCCAACTGTGTTAGGCGATAGCCCAGGTAGTTCCGGTGTGAGTCAGGCCCAGTGAGATGAGGCGACGCAGGTTGAGTGCGGCGCTGCGGTGGTGCAGCCAGTGGTCGTTGCGGGTGACGCCGCGGTAGCGGACTCTGCGGTTGTTGCGGGTGAGCCAGGCGATGGAGCGTTCGACCATGGGCCGATGCTGGCGGTACTCGGCTTGCCACTCGGGGTCGCGTGCTCGACTGCGGGCTGCGCGCTGCAGCGGTTCGTACTCACTGAGGGTGAGTTTGCGTCCGTTAACCGCGGTAGTGCATTGAGACGCTAAAGGGCATGAGCGGCAACGTGTTGTGAAACCGACTCCGCCGCTGGGCGGAATCGGCAGCGTGTGGTTGGCCGGGCAGGTGACGGTGCGGGCGTCGAAATCGATGGTGAAGTCATCGGTGGTGAATCCGCCGGGTACCGGGGAGCGCAGGGGTATCGGTTTGATGATCGTGGTGTGCTTGGCCTCGGCGAGCGCAGCGCGAGTCGCACCGGTGCCGTAGGCCGAATCGCCGAGCACTCGCACCGGGCTCGGCTCGTCCTCCAGGAGGGCCAACCCGATGACGGCTTCGTGGTTGTCAGATCCGCTGGCTTTGGTCAGCGCGCAGTCGGTGATGATCCCGGTGTCGGGTTCGATCGCGAGGTGGGCTTTGAACCCGTCCTGACGGCGGTGCACCGTCTTATGGGCGTGGCGGCTGTCGGGATCCACAGTGGAGATCACCCGATCCGGGGCGACCTTCTGCGCGATACGCCAGTGCCCGTCGGTGCCATCGGAGCCCTCGACCGGTTCGACGTCCTGGCCGGCGATCAGCGCCAACAACGCCACCGCCTCAGCAGCCCGAGGATCGAGTTCGTGCTCGGGTAGATGCCCGAGCACTCGATGAGCATCACTGACCAGGCC is a genomic window of Mycobacterium sp. ITM-2016-00318 containing:
- a CDS encoding TetR/AcrR family transcriptional regulator, with protein sequence MSSPTRWAGVPLTDRRTERRTLLVDAGFRLFGDEGESAVSVRSVCRECGLNTRYFYESFADVDDLLGAVYDRVSAQLVEVVGAAIDQAEDSVRGRTRAGIAAVLGFSSTDPRRGRVLFTEARANPVLVKRRAAAQDLLREGVLTEGGRLTPESDPVAAAVGAAIFTGAMAELAQQWLAGNLGDDLDAVVDHAIALIL
- a CDS encoding oxygenase MpaB family protein, with protein sequence MHLPHQIAGQLLNKKFDEDIRRHYFHGMEFAAPVGDPGWFGPGSAVWHVHSHMHALIFGLQCAAYLERLDPSIYWMGMHHSRLVKRDPVTGEATATPQIDPAGAAVRLGHSIAFFIGTAYGSTETAERLAKSVRAMHHTIKGTRPDGARYDADDPNWLRWNYATVAWGLATAHEMYHPQPLRGKKIDRYYSEFVRVGHALGGTDLPTTKAETLDCLESYVPKLAVTHGMAMSTGPGLPMAQGAVDWAIRDTLPKWAARMVAHTNPNIVERSARRAAVWAVINGLSAATGPIPEFRQAQARVKGGTSVPHTLPTYVAGSDPVLSRDEVEHSFA
- a CDS encoding IS1182 family transposase, whose protein sequence is MQGRSDDQRELLDAESVAGHLLKSDSVFAFLSAHRSELFPEEMFADLFPSRRGRPSVPAEVMASVITLQALHGLSDNETVDAVTFDLRWKAACGLPITAPAFHSTTLTYWRRRLAASARPNRIFEAVKAVVTETGVLAKKTRRALDSTVLDDAVATQDTVTQLIAAIRRVRREVPAAAAVIEQHCTAHDYDDPGKPAIAWNDKAARDALVDGLVSDAHRVLGHLPEHELDPRAAEAVALLALIAGQDVEPVEGSDGTDGHWRIAQKVAPDRVISTVDPDSRHAHKTVHRRQDGFKAHLAIEPDTGIITDCALTKASGSDNHEAVIGLALLEDEPSPVRVLGDSAYGTGATRAALAEAKHTTIIKPIPLRSPVPGGFTTDDFTIDFDARTVTCPANHTLPIPPSGGVGFTTRCRSCPLASQCTTAVNGRKLTLSEYEPLQRAARSRARDPEWQAEYRQHRPMVERSIAWLTRNNRRVRYRGVTRNDHWLHHRSAALNLRRLISLGLTHTGTTWAIA